The following are from one region of the Prionailurus bengalensis isolate Pbe53 chromosome A2, Fcat_Pben_1.1_paternal_pri, whole genome shotgun sequence genome:
- the LOC122487814 gene encoding LOW QUALITY PROTEIN: uncharacterized protein LOC122487814 (The sequence of the model RefSeq protein was modified relative to this genomic sequence to represent the inferred CDS: inserted 1 base in 1 codon; deleted 1 base in 1 codon; substituted 5 bases at 5 genomic stop codons): MGQNQSTPLYLLLANFTDVQTRGHNLSLDIRRSRLITFCRSEWPTFGVGWPTKGTFCLPIIAKVKARTLLPGKEGHPDQVPYILIWQDLVENPPPWMSPFFSSGSCKILAAHSMDPTKPRTPSAPLCPILPDSQDLLSLDPPPYHPPPLAPQALPAAAAPPVAPLVAPQGEPGGQEAAAAPGPGRQGAAAAPSPTENATNCEGPAGGTRGRTQREPSSRLPDSTVALPLREIGPPDETGNPRLQYWPFSTSDLYNWKTQNAQFSDNPKDLIALLEGIMFTHQPTWDDCQQLLRILFTTEERERIQLEARKLVPGEDGRPTVNPDLINAAFPLTRPDWDYNAAEGRGXLLIYRQTLMAGLRAAARKPTDLAKVYSVIQGKTESPATFLERLMEAFRQYTPMDPEAPENQAAVVMSFVNQAASDIKKKLLKLEDLEGKQIQDLLHIAQRVYNNRDAPEDKQLKATREMTKVLAAIVQKDQGPTGEQKTRPPRRPLDKDQRAYCKEKGHWIRDCPKKKQLRSGSEPWQTKVAPILFTQDSEXGRRGSGPLPEPRVILQVEGTPVQFLVDTGAQHSVLTSPHGKISGKSSWVQGATGTKKYPWTTQXTVDLGTGRVTHSFLVIPDTPCPLLGRDLLTKMGAQIHFQPGGPKVTDSQLLSQDRVPISVLTIQLENEYRLHQTPPLPQKDIGYWLHWCPKAWAETGGMGLAKHRPALFIEVKPGADPVRVKQYPMSAEARLGITPHICRLLDVGILXPCHSAWNTPLLPVCKPNSGDYRPVQDLREVNKRVMDIHPTVPNPYTLLSTLSPDKQWYTVLDLKDAFFSLPLAPKSQDIFAFEWADPERGINGQLTWTRLPQGFKNSPTLFDEALHEDLSKYWKLNPNVSLLQYVDDLLIAAETXEACLVGMKNLLQTLGNLGYRASAKKAQICKPEVIYLGYLLNKGQRWLTDARKETVLRIPRPTTPRQVREFLGSVGFCRLWIPGFAEMAKPLYAVSKNQPSFEWSAEAEQAFQQIKRALLSAPALGLPDISKPFHLYVDEHKGIAKAVLTQHLGPWPRPVAYLSKKLDPVAAGWPPCLWIIVATALMVKDADKLSLGQELHVTTPHAIEGVLKQPPDRWMSNARMVHYQGLLLDPLRITYTPPRTLNPASLLPDPDLDSPLHDCADILAQIHGIREDLQDRPLPDAEVTWFTDGSSFVHQGQRYAGAAVISETEIIWAEALPPGTSAQRAELIALXKALKMGQDHKVTVYTDSRYAFATAHIHGAIYRERGLLTAEGKDIKNREEILALLVAIWAPKKLAIVHCPGHQKITDPISPGNNLADQTACQVAQKPIPVLPAQLPDPGPRDLPPQPEYSEDDLIWLYRLPMTRVTDGWWRDSRDRLILPEKLGHAILTKIHHSTHLGPQRLQDLIRQSKLVLRNISDQTQRVVTACSACRLQNAHPHVTVQGHRKRGTLQGAHWEVDFTEVKPGKYGYKYLLVFVDTFSGWTEAFPTKKEMAQIVAKKILEEILPRYGFPVVIGSDNGPAFVSKVSQGLASVRGADWKLHCAYRPQSSGQVERMNRTLKETLTKLTMETGANWVELLPYALYRARNSPYKLGLTPYEIMFGKPPPIIPNLKSNLIQLDQDNSLLSSLRALQRVHEAVWPKLRELYETRPPPTPHQYRPGDWILIKRHWQENLEPRWKGPYQIILTTPTAIKVDNLPTWIHHTHIKPVDPLSDLVGHIDRNTTWTVDRTYKGPPPPT; this comes from the exons ATGGGACAGAACCAGAGTACACCTCTCTACCTTCTTCTGGCTAATTTCACGGATGTCCAGACTAGAGGCCATAACCTAAGCCTGGACATCCGCCGGTCGAGACTTATCACTTTCTGCCGGTCTGAGTGGCCCACTTTCGGGGTGGGCTGGCCTACCAAGGGCACTTTTTGTTTGCCTATAATTGCTAAGGTCAAGGCCAGAACCCTTCTGCCAGGAAAGGAAGGCCACCCAGACCAGGTTCCCTATATCCTCATCTGGCAGGATCTTGTTGAAAACCCTCCACCCTGGATgtcccccttcttctcctcagGGTCCTGTAAGATTCTCGCGGCCCACTCCATGGACCCAACCAAGCCGCGGACCCCCTCGGCGCCCCTATGTCCCATATTGCCCGACAGTCAGGACCTACTATCCCTAGACCCTCCACCCTATCATCCCCCTCCCCTCGCACCCCAGGCCCTACCGGCAGCGGCCGCCCCACCAGTCGCCCCGCTGGTTGCCCCCCAAGGGGAACCAGGAGGACAGGAAGCGGCCGCTGCGCCGGGACCAGGGAGGCAAGGGGCAGCAGCCGCGCCGAGCCCTACTGAAAATGCAACCAACTGCGAAGGGCCAGCCGGCGGAACTCGTGGGCGCACCCAGCGTGAGCCAAGCTCTCGCCTCCCCGACTCCACTGTGGCCCTACCCCTGCGGGAAATAGGACCCCCCGATGAAACGGGCAACCCCCGACTCCAGTATTGGCCCTTCTCTACCAGCGACCTTTATAATTGGAAAACCCAAAATGCTCAGTTTTCTGATAACCCTAAAGATCTCATAGCCCTCCTAGAGGGCATAATGTTCACCCACCAGCCTACCTGGGATGACTGCCAACAGCTTTTGCGAATCCTGTTCACCacggaagaaagggagaggattCAACTTGAAGCGCGGAAGCTGGTTCCGGGGGAAGATGGTCGACCCACTGTTAACCCTGACCTCATTAATGCAGCATTTCCCCTGACTCGGCCTGATTGGGACTACAACGCAGCAGAAGGTAGGGGATGACTGCTCATTTATCGCCAGACTCTAATGGCGGGTCTCCGGGCTGCAGCACGCAAGCCCACTGATTTGGCCAAGGTATACTCGGTAATACAAGGTAAAACAGAGAGCCCTGCCACCTTTTTAGAAAGATTAATGGAAGCCTTTAGGCAGTACACCCCCATGGACCCCGAGGCCCCCGAAAATCAGGCCGCAGTTGTGATGTCTTTTGTAAACCAGGCTGCCTCTGACATCAAAAAGAAACTCCTCAAATTAGAGGATCTAGAAGGAAAACAGATCCAGGACCTACTCCACATTGCTCAGCGGGTATATAATAATCGGGACGCTCCAGAGGATAAACAGCTCAAAGCCACCAGGGAAATGACTAAAGTCTTAGCCGCCATAGTTCAGAAAGATCAAGGGCCCACAGGAGAACAGAAAACtcgcccccccaggcgccccctagacaAAGACCAACGCGCCTACtgtaaagaaaaaggacattggaTTCGTGACTGTCCCAAAAAGAAACAACTGCGCTCGGGATCAGAGCCGTGGCAAACCAAAGTGGCCCCCATCCTATTTACCCAGGACTCAGAATAGGGAAGACGGGGTTCGGGCCCCCTCCCCGAGCCCAGGGTAATCCTACAAGTGGAGGGGACTCCTGTGCAATTCCTTGTGGACACAGGAGCACAGCATTCAGTACTCACTAGCCCTCATGGAAAAATCTCTGGTAAGTCCTCCTGGGTCCAGGGAGCTACAGGAACTAAAAAATATCCTTGGACCACCCAATGAACCGTGGATCTAGGGACAGGAAGGGTAACCCATTCCTTTTTGGTTATTCCGGATACTCCCTGCCCCTTGCTGGGAAGAGATCTCCTCACGAAAATGGGAGCTCAAATTCACTTTCAGCCCGGAGGGCCTAAAGTAACTGACTCCCAGTTACTA TCCCAGGACCGAGTTCCTATCTCGGTCCTCACCATACAACTGGAAAATGAATATCGGCTTCACCAAACTCCACCCCTCCCACAAAAGGATATTGGCTACTGGCTCCACTGGTGTCCCAAAGCCTGGGCAGAAACCGGGGGAATGGGGCTAGCAAAACATCGCCCGGCTCTATTCATAGAAGTCAAGCCAGGGGCCGACCCCGTGAGGGTCAAGCAATACCCCATGTCAgcagaggccaggctgggcaTCACCCCACACATCTGCCGTCTCCTCGATGTCGGAATCCTTTGACCATGCCATTCGGCCTGGAATACCCCTTTGTTGCCTGTGTGCAAACCTAACAGCGGAGATTACCGGCCAGTGCAAGACCTAAGAGAGGTCAACAAACGGGTTATGGACATTCACCCTACCGTGCCCAACCCTTATACTCTTCTCAGTACCCTCAGCCCAGACAAACAATGGTACACTGTCCTTGATTTAAAAGATGCCTTTTTCAGCCTGCCTTTGGCCCCCAAGAGCCAAGACATCTTTGCATTCGAATGGGCGGACCCGGAAAGAGGCATAAATGGACAACTCACCTGGACCCGACTTCCACAAGGATTTAAAAATTCCCCCACCCTATTTGATGAAGCCCTCCACGAAGATTTAAGTAAGTACTGGAAATTAAACCCAAATGTGTCTCTCCTACAATATGTAGATGACCTCCTTATTGCAGCTGAGACCTGAGAAGCCTGTCTCGTGGGGATGAAAAACCTCCTACAGACACTGGGGAACCTAGGGTACCGCGCATCCGCTAAGAAGGCCCAAATCTGCAAACCTGAGGTAATATATCTGGGGTACCTGCTAAACAAAGGACAAAGATGGCTTACTGATGCCCGGAAAGAGACTGTCCTCCGCATTCCGCGACCCACCACGCCTCGACAGGTGAGAGAATTCCTGGGGTCTGTGGGATTCTGCCGGTTATGGATCCCAGGTTTTGCTGAAATGGCCAAACCCCTTTACGCAGTCTCTAAAAACCAACCATCATTTGAATGGTCTGCGGAAGCTGAGCAGGCATTTCAACAGATAAAGAGAGCCCTCCTATCAGCCCCAGCTCTAGGACTGCCCGATATCTCTAAGCctttccacttatatgtggatgaACATAAAGGCATAGCCAAGGCAGTGCTAACCCAGCATCTAGGTCCATGGCCCAGACCAGTGGCCTACCTCTCAAAAAAACTGGACCCTGTAGCCGCAGGATGGCCCCCTTGTCTCTGGATAATAGTGGCTACAGCCCTAATGGTTAAAGACGCCGATAAGCTGTCCCTAGGCCAAGAGTTACATGTCACCACACCCCACGCCATCGAAGGAGTGCTCAAGCAGCCCCCCGATAGGTGGATGAGCAATGCCCGGATGGTCCACTATCAGGGACTCCTGTTAGATCCCTTGCGGATCACATACACCCCTCCCCGAACTCTAAACCCGGCCTCGCTGCTACCTGATCCTGACCTGGACTCCCCGCTCCATGACTGCGCCGACATCCTAGCTCAGATCCATGGAATAAGGGAAGATCTACAGGACCGGCCTTTACCGGATGCTGAGGTCACCTGGTTCACTGACGGAAGCAGCTTCGTCCATCAAGGACAGAGGTATGCAGGGGCAGCAGTGATATCTGAGACTGAAATAATATGGGCAGAGGCTCTGCCCCCAGGGACTTCTGCCCAAAGGGCAGAACTGATTGCCt aaaaagcattaaaaatgggGCAGGACCACAAAGTGACTGTATATACAGACAGCCGGTATGCCTTTGCCACAGCCCATATACATGGGGCAATATACCGTGAGAGGGGACTACTCACTGCTGAAGGCAAAGATATCAAAAATAGAGAGGAAATTCTGGCCCTATTGGTCGCTATTTGGGCCCCTAAGAAACTGGCCATAGTACATTGCCCGGGTCACCAAAAAATAACTGATCCAATCTCTCCAGGAAATAACCTAGCTGACCAAACTGCATGCCAGGTAGCACAAAAACCCATCCCAGTATTACCTGCGCAGCTACCAGACCCAGGGCCCCGAGATTTACCCCCACAGCCTGAATACTCAGAAGATGATCTTATCTGGCTATACAGGCTCCCAATGACCCGAGTTACAGATGGATGGTGGCGGGACTCCAGAGACCGCCTTATCCTTCCCGAAAAATTGGGCCACGCAATCCTGACAAAAATACACCACTCTACCCACTTGGGGCCCCAAAGGCTTCAAGATCTCATCAGACAATCCAAACTAGTGTTAAGAAACATCTCTGACCAGACACAAAGAGTTGTGACAGCCTGTTCTGCATGTCGACTCCAGAATGCGCACCCACACGTCACAGTCCAAGGCCACCGTAAAAGAGGAACCCTACAGGGAGCCCACTGGGAAGTGGACTTCACCGAGGTAAAGCCTGGCAAATACGGCTATAAATACTTACTAGTGTTCGTAGACACCTTTTCAGGATGGACCGAAGCCTTTCCAACCAAGAAGGAAATGGCGCAGATTGTAGCCAAAAAGATCCTAGAAGAAATCctgcccaggtatggttttccagtAGTGATAGGGTCAGACAATGGGCCTGCATTTGTCTCTAAGGTAAGTCAGGGATTGGCTTCCGTACGTGGGGCagattggaaattacattgtgcctACCGGCCCCAAAGCTCAGGAcaagtagaaagaatgaatagaacattaaaagagacccttacTAAATTGACCATGGAGACTGGTGCTAATTGGGTAGAATTACTCCCCTACGCTCTGTACAGGGCTCGCAACTCCCCGTACAAGTTGGGCCTTACACCCTATGAAATCATGTTTGGCAAACCCCCACCTATCATACCTAATCTTAAGTCAAACCTCATTCAATTAGACCAAGATAACAGCCTCTTGTCTTCTCTCAGGGCTCTACAGAGAGTTCATGAGGCCGTGTGGCCTAAACTAAGAGAACTGTATGAGACGCggcccccacccactccccatcAGTATCGTCCAGGAGACTGGATCCTCATCAAGCGACACTGGCAGGAGAACCTTGAACCCAGATGGAAGGGACCTTACCAAATCATCCTGACAACTCCCACCGCCATCAAGGTAGATAACCTCCCTACCTGGATTCACCACACCCACATTAAGCCTGTCGACCCGCTGTCTGACCTCGTGGGACACATTGATAGAAATACTACTTGGACTGTAGACCGGA CCTACAAAGGTCCACCACCACCAACGTAG